One Brassica napus cultivar Da-Ae chromosome A1, Da-Ae, whole genome shotgun sequence genomic region harbors:
- the LOC106349209 gene encoding E3 ubiquitin-protein ligase CIP8-like has product MASTTKPGPVTNLEEEAEDGGAAVERSIFTQDDETTSVFVCDSPPFNDCDPYFPFAGHPISDSRSDPELDLYTCPIDFFDRETSEGVYLGSGGLTGDDFNVWGFYEPKEEEEEREIVLGSRCESGSGSDQQPGLRVTGLDSDSDYEDDVFNFTSGESENVANESGRVEVVTGLPPVWDYDLGDENEEWEEVRNAINWTVRAFSSSEDEEELSSQSRDDHEEEEEEEDHELDWQVLITINNVVNYIEQAEGITIISGDMDPSYYTYLATLGDGDAADDVILGHMFDNEAGVRGNPPAAKRVVEDLPVVELTVEEGDVVCAVCKDEMVLEEEVKRLPCRHLYHGECITPWLGIRNTCPVCRFELPTDDLECERHRGSQRSNTSFFLAG; this is encoded by the coding sequence ATGGCGTCGACGACGAAGCCAGGTCCCGTAACCAACCTCGAAGAAGAGGCGGAGGACGGCGGCGCAGCCGTAGAACGTTCGATCTTTACACAGGATGACGAGACTACGAGCGTATTCGTCTGCGACTCTCCTCCGTTCAACGATTGCGATCCTTATTTCCCTTTCGCAGGCCACCCGATTTCAGATTCCAGATCGGATCCAGAGCTCGATCTGTACACATGTCCCATCGATTTCTTCGATCGAGAGACCTCCGAGGGGGTGTACTTAGGATCTGGAGGACTTACGGGCGATGATTTCAATGTATGGGGCTTTTATGAAcctaaggaagaagaagaggagagggAGATAGTCTTGGGGAGTAGATGCGAGTCCGGATCCGGGTCGGATCAGCAACCCGGGCTTCGAGTGACCGGTCTCGATTCGGATTCCGATTACGAAGATGACGTGTTTAATTTCACCTCCGGGGAGAGTGAGAATGTGGCGAATGAGTCGGGTCGGGTCGAGGTTGTTACGGGTCTACCTCCGGTTTGGGATTACGACTTGGGTGATGAAAATGAAGAGTGGGAGGAGGTGCGGAACGCTATTAACTGGACGGTTAGAGCTTTTAGTAGTTccgaagatgaagaagagttgTCTTCGCAATCGAGAGATGAtcatgaagaggaagaagaagaagaagatcatgaGCTTGACTGGCAGGTTTTGATAACTATCAACAACGTTGTTAATTACATTGAACAAGCTGAAGGTATCACGATCATCTCTGGTGATATGGATCCGAGCTATTACACGTATCTAGCTACCTTGGGTGATGGTGATGCTGCTGATGATGTTATTCTTGGGCACATGTTTGATAACGAAGCTGGAGTCAGGGGGAATCCTCCGGCTGCCAAAAGGGTTGTTGAGGATCTTCCTGTTGTGGAACTTACGGTTGAAGAAGGGGACGTGGTTTGTGCGGTCTGTAAAGATGAAATGGTACTAGAGGAGGAAGTGAAGAGGCTTCCTTGTAGGCATTTGTATCATGGAGAGTGTATTACGCCTTGGCTGGGGATAAGGAATACTTGTCCGGTTTGCCGGTTTGAGCTTCCCACTGATGATCTTGAGTGTGAAAGGCATAGGGGATCACAAAGGAGCAACACCAGTTTTTTCCTTGCCGGGTAG
- the LOC125607852 gene encoding probable galacturonosyltransferase 9 has translation MAVAFRGGCNGVGSGLRSFFSYRIFISALFSFLFLATFSVFLNSSRHQPPHDHTLPSGGNAYMQRTFLALQSDPLKTRLDMIHKQATDHLTLVNAYAAYARKLKLDASKQLKLFEDLAINFSDLQSKPGLNGNALEEDAFRLLEKEVKDKVKTARMMIVESKESYDTQLKIQKLRDTIFAVQEQLAKAKKSGAVASLISAKSVPKSLNCLAMRLVGERINNPEKYKDAPFDSAVEDPSLYHYAIFSDNVIAVSVVVRSVVMNAEEPWKHVFHVVTDRMNLAAMKVWFKMRPLDRGAHIEIKSVDEFKFLNSSYAPVLKQLESAKLQKFYFENQAENATKDAHSLKFKNPKYLSMLNHLRFYLPEMYPKLNKILFLDDDVVVQKDVTGLWKINLDGKVNGAVETCFGSFHRYGQYLNFTHPLIKESFNPNACAWAFGMNIFDLNAWRREKCTDQYHYWQNLNENRTLWELGTLPPGLMAFYSKTKSLDKSWHVLGLGYNPGVSMDEIKKAAVIHYNGNMKPWLDIAMNQYKSLWTKYVDNEMEFVQMCNFGL, from the exons ATGGCGGTGGCCTTCCGTGGAGGCTGTAACGGAGTCGGATCCGGACTCCGAAGCTTCTTCTCGTACCGGATCTTCATCTCCGCCTTGTTCTCTTTCCTCTTCCTCGCCACCTTCTCCGTCTTCCTCAACTCCTCTCGTCACCAGCCTCCTCACGATCAC ACATTGCCGAGTGGTGGAAACGCGTATATGCAGAGGACGTTTCTGGCTTTACAATCGGATCCTTTGAAAACTAGGTTGGATATGATCCACAAGCAAGCCACTGATCATCTCACGCTTGTCAATGCATATGCTGCTTACGCTAGGAAGCTGAAACTCGACGCTTCTAAGCAGCTGAAGCTCTTTGAGGATCTAGCTATCAACTTCTCTGATCTGCAGTCCAAACCTGGTTTGAACGGCAATGCTCTTGAGGAGGATGCGTTTAGGCTTCTCGAGAAAGAGGTGAAAGATAAGGTGAAGACAGCGAGGATGATGATTGTTGAGTCCAAAGAGAGTTACGATACGCAGCTCAAGATCCAGAAGCTGAGAGATACGATCTTTGCTGTCCAGGAACAGTTGGCGAAGGCGAAGAAGAGCGGCGCCGTTGCGAGCTTGATCTCGGCCAAGTCTGTTCCTAAGAGTCTTAACTGTTTGGCGATGAGGCTTGTGGGGGAGAGGATCAATAATCCTGAGAAGTATAAGGATGCTCCGTTTGATTCGGCTGTGGAGGATCCGAGTCTTTACCACTACGCGATTTTCTCTGATAATGTGATTGCTGTGTCGGTTGTGGTGAGATCTGTTGTGATGAATGCTGAGGAGCCGTGGAAGCATGTGTTTCACGTGGTGACTGATCGGATGAATCTTGCGGCTATGAAGGTTTGGTTTAAGATGCGTCCTTTGGACCGTGGTGCGCATATTGAGATCAAATCAGTGGACGAGTTCAAGTTCTTGAACTCTTCTTATGCGCCGGTGTTGAAGCAGCTGGAGTCTGCCAAGTTGCAGAAGTTTTACTTTGAGAACCAGGCGGAGAACGCTACTAAAGATGCTCATAGCCTCAAGTTCAAGAACCCGAAGTATCTCTCCATGCTGAACCATCTCAGGTTTTACTTGCCGGAAATGTACCCGAAGCTGAACAAGATCTTGTTCTTGGACGATGATGTTGTGGTTCAGAAGGACGTGACTGGTTTATGGAAGATCAACTTGGATGGGAAAGTGAATGGAGCTGTTGAGACGTGTTTTGGCTCTTTCCATCGATATGGTCAGTACCTAAACTTCACTCATCCTCTGATCAAAGAGAGCTTTAACCCCAATGCTTGTGCTTGGGCCTTTGGGATGAATATATTTGATCTCAATGCTTGGAGGCGCGAGAAATGCACAGATCAATACCATTACTGGCAGAACTTG AATGAAAACAGAACTCTCTGGGAATTGGGCACGCTGCCTCCGGGACTGATGGCATTCTATTCAAAGACGAAATCACTGGACAAGTCCTGGCATGTGCTTGGGTTAGGCTACAACCCGGGAGTGAGCATGGACGAGATAAAAAAAGCAGCGGTGATACATTACAATGGAAACATGAAACCATGGCTAGACATTGCAATGAACCAATACAAGTCTCTCTGGACTAAATACGTCGATAACGAAATGGAGTTTGTGCAGATGTGCAATTTTGGTCTCTAG
- the LOC106349213 gene encoding FHA domain-containing protein At4g14490-like → MTPPLLKLAFVQGPRDGESLEYKPGSTIRIGRVVRGNEIAIKDAGISTKHLRIVSDSENWIIHDLGSSNGTILNSDTLDPDTPVNLGQGDVIKLGEYTSIVVSFETGVQVEEEEEEEHKLPPRPRRNNRRLPVADPDPDPVQEKPKRRGRPRKNETKEAVPVEKNAQGSKKNTEDVENLGLNPVKLEIEDIPKGVEISAVKRGTRSRQIRNVKCEDDVIEEEKRRPSRATRSTKKEIGGDSFQELERVLNQARKSRANKKKVESAVEEMEARNDVGEGKGCSEASDKENENVEQVEIDSRKSTMVGEEDLNCSVREDLETENFQEERDSKGEGGGVETSKMVEQVEIKSRNSAVVGEGGLDCSVRVDVETDNLEEEKDSKGEEGGVETSDGKAEQGSRNEKNVEKVDLEKMTLGDWFAYMKVHLRKQIVDETEKLIEDMRSKSLRVRHHIEEQKQAKGQGRSS, encoded by the coding sequence ATGACTCCGCCATTGCTGAAGCTCGCGTTCGTCCAAGGTCCAAGAGATGGCGAATCTCTCGAGTACAAGCCCGGATCTACTATCCGCATCGGCCGAGTCGTTCGCGGTAACGAAATCGCGATTAAAGACGCCGGAATCTCCACCAAGCACCTCCGAATCGTATCCGACTCCGAGAACTGGATAATCCACGACCTTGGATCTTCCAACGGCACCATACTTAACTCGGATACTCTCGATCCAGATACTCCAGTCAATCTCGGCCAAGGAGACGTGATCAAGCTTGGTGAGTATACTTCCATTGTAGTGAGCTTCGAGACTGGTGTtcaggtggaggaggaggaggaggaggagcataaGCTTCCCCCGAGGCCGAGGAGAAACAACAGGCGCCTTCCTGTtgcggatccggatccggatccggttCAGGAGAAACCAAAGCGCAGGGGTAGGCCCCGGAAGAACGAAACGAAAGAAGCTGTTCCGGTGGAGAAAAATGCTCAGGGAAGTAAGAAGAACACTGAGGATGTTGAGAATTTGGGTTTGAATCCAGTGAAATTGGAGATTGAGGATATTCCTAAGGGAGTGGAGATCTCAGCGGTGAAGAGAGGGACAAGGAGCAGGCAGATCCGGAATGTGAAGTGTGAGGATGATGTTAtagaggaggagaagagaagacCTTCAAGGGCTACCAGGAGCACTAAGAAAGAGATTGGTGGAGATTCGTTTCAGGAGCTGGAGAGGGTCTTGAACCAAGCTCGTAAAAGCCGTGCGAATAAGAAGAAAGTGGAGAGCGCTGTAGAAGAGATGGAAGCTAGAAATGATGTTGGAGAGGGGAAAGGTTGCAGTGAAGCAAGTGATAAAGAAAATGAGAATGTAGAGCAGGTGGAGATTGATTCAAGGAAGAGCACAATGGTAGGAGAAGAGGACCTGAACTGTAGTGTTAGAGAAGATTTAGAGACAGAGAACTTCCAAGAGGAAAGAGACAGTAAGGGCGAGGGGGGTGGAGTTGAGACATCTAAGATGGTAGAGCAGGTTGAGATTAAGTCAAGGAATAGCGCAGTAGTAGGTGAGGGGGGCCTGGACTGTAGTGTTAGAGTGGATGTAGAGACAGATAACTTAGAAGAGGAAAAAGACAGTAAGGGCGAGGAGGGTGGAGTTGAGACATCAGATGGAAAGGCTGAGCAGGGATCCAGGAATGAAAAGAATGTAGAGAAGGTAGATTTAGAGAAGATGACACTAGGAGACTGGTTTGCATACATGAAAGTACACTTGAGAAAACAGATAGTGGATGAGACAGAGAAGTTGATAGAGGATATGAGAAGTAAATCTTTGAGAGTTCGCCACCATATTGAAGAGCAGAAGCAAGCAAAGGGACAAGGGCGTTCGAGTTAG
- the LOC106349212 gene encoding 6-phosphogluconate dehydrogenase, decarboxylating 2, with amino-acid sequence MAVQPTRIGLAGLAVMGQNLALNIASKGFPISVYNRTTSKVDETVERAKKEGNLPVYGFHDPESFVNSIQKPRVIIMLVKAGAPVDQTIKTLSAYLEKGDCIVDGGNEWYENTERREKAVAENGFLYLGMGVSGGEEGARNGPSMMPGGSFEAYKNIEDILLKVAAQVRDSGPCVTYIGKGGSGNFVKMVHNGIEYGDMQLIAEAYDVLKSVGKLTNEELHGVFTEWNKGELESFLVEITADIFGIKDDKGDGHLVDKVLDKTGMKGTGKWTVQQAAELSVPSPTIESSLDARFLSGLKDERVQAAKVFKEGGFGDVLTDQTVDKKQLIDDVRKALYASKICSYAQGMNLIRAKSVEKGWGLKLGELARIWKGGCIIRAIFLDRIKQAYDRNAELANLLVDPEFAKEIIERQSAWRRVVCLSINSGISTPGMSASLAYFDSYRRERLPANLVQAQRDYFGAHTYERTDMEGSFHTEWFKIARQSKM; translated from the exons atggCTGTTCAACCAACAAGAATAGGCTTAGCTGGACTAGCCGTAATGGGCCAAAACTTAGCTCTCAACATTGCTTCCAAAGGCTTCCCAATCTCCGTCTACAACAGAACAACCTCCAAAGTCGACGAAACCGTCGAACGAGCCAAGAAAGAAGGAAACCTCCCTGTCTACGGCTTCCACGACCCCGAGTCCTTCGTCAACTCCATCCAAAAGCCACGTGTCATAATCATGCTCGTCAAGGCCGGTGCACCCGTCGACCAAACCATCAAGACCCTCTCAGCTTATCTAGAAAAAGGTGATTGCATAGTCGACGGCGGCAACGAATGGTACGAGAACACAGAGAGGAGAGAAAAAGCCGTGGCCGAGAACGGCTTCCTCTACCTAGGAATGGGAGTCTCTGGTGGTGAAGAAGGTGCTCGTAACGGCCCCTCAATGATGCCTGGAGGATCCTTTGAGGCTTACAAGAACATCGAAGACATTCTTCTCAAGGTTGCGGCTCAGGTCAGGGACAGTGGTCCATGTGTGACGTACATAGGGAAAGGAGGGTCTGGAAACTTCGTCAAAATGGTTCACAATGGGATTGAGTACGGTGACATGCAGCTGATTGCTGAAGCCTATGATGTGTTGAAATCCGTTGGTAAGCTAACGAACGAGGAGCTTCACGGTGTCTTCACCGAGTGGAACAAAGGCGAGCTCGAGAGTTTCTTGGTAGAGATCACTGCGGATATCTTCGGGATCAAGGACGATAAGGGTGATGGGCATTTGGTTGATAAG GTTTTGGACAAAACCGGGATGAAAGGTACCGGGAAATGGACTGTGCAGCAAGCAGCTGAGCTCTCTGTTCCGTCTCCCACCATTGAATCCTCTCTCGACGCGAGGTTCCTCAGCGGGCTTAAGGATGAGCGCGTGCAAGCCGCTAAAGTCTTTAAAGAAGGTGGATTCGGCGATGTTTTAACTGATCAAACCGTTGACAAGAAACAGCTGATAGATGACGTGAGGAAGGCTCTCTACGCGTCGAAAATCTGCAGCTACGCGCAAGGGATGAACCTTATCCGCGCCAAGAGCGTGGAAAAGGGGTGGGGGTTGAAGCTAGGGGAGCTGGCGAGGATCTGGAAAGGAGGGTGCATCATCAGAGCCATCTTCTTGGACAGGATCAAGCAAGCTTACGACAGGAACGCGGAGCTGGCTAACCTCTTGGTGGATCCCGAGTTTGCGAAAGAGATCATCGAGAGGCAGTCGGCTTGGAGGAGAGTGGTCTGCTTGAGCATCAACTCGGGTATAAGCACTCCCGGTATGTCTGCGAGTCTGGCGTACTTTGATTCTTACAGGAGAGAGAGGTTGCCGGCGAACCTTGTCCAAGCTCAGAGAGATTACTTTGGTGCTCATACTTATGAAAGGACTGATATGGAAGGGTCTTTCCACACTGAGTGGTTCAAGATTGCAAGACAATCCAAGATGTAA
- the LOC106349207 gene encoding pentatricopeptide repeat-containing protein At3g02330, mitochondrial: protein MPENLRFLRMTRTVVSLHNSLTEKTISYRRVPVFSYFTDFVKQVNSISTTNFSFVYKECAKQGAVELGKQAHAHMILSGFRPTTFVLNCLLQVYTNSRDLLSASKLFDKMPLRDVVSWNTMINCYAKSKDMVKANSFFNTMPLRDVVSWNSMLSGYLQNGESFKSVEIFVDMGRAGVGFDCRTFAVILKACSCLEDSSLGMQIHGVVVRVGYEADVVAASALLDMYAKCKRFDESVRVFRGIPEKNSVSWSAVIAGCVQNNLLSLALVFFKEMQKVGGGVSQSIYASVLRSCAALSELRLGGQLHAHALKSDFAGDGIVRTATLDMYAKCDNMQDAQILFDKSENLNRQSYNAMITGYSQEEHGFKALLVFHRLMLTDLGFDEISLSGVFRACALVKGLSEGLQVYGLAVKSSLSLDVCVANAAIDMYGKCQALSEAFRVFEEMRRRDAVSWNAIIAAHEQNGRGYETLSLFVSMLRSGIEPDEFTFGSVLKACAGGNGMEIHSNVVKLGMASNSSVGCSLIDMYSKCGMIEEAEKIHSRLFLLGNVPGEVEKMHNKRLQELCVSWNSIISGYVTKEQSEDAQMLFTRMMEMGVAPDKFTYATVLDTCANLASAGLGKQIHAQVIKKELQSDVYVCSTLVDMYSKCGDLHDSRLMFEKALKRDFVTWNAMISGYAHHGKGEEAIKLFERMLLENIKPNHITFISILRACAHMGLVEKGLEYFYMMKTEYGLDPQLPHYSNMVDILGKSGKVEKALKLIREMPFEGDDVIWRTLLGVCAIHRNNVEIAEEATAALLRLDPQDSSAYTLLSNVYADAGMWEKVSDLRRSMRSFKLKKEPGCSWVELKDELHVFFIADKAHPRWEEIYDEIGLVYSEMKSFDDSSLVPEVEVQDQDQWYYC from the coding sequence ATGCCGGAGAATCTCAGATTCTTGCGTATGACAAGAACAGTGGTTTCACTCCATAATTCTCTAACAGAGAAAACAATTTCATACCGAAGAGTTCCTGTCTTTTCTTACTTTACGGATTTCGTGAAACAAGTGAACTCAATCAGCACGACGAACTTTTCGTTTGTTTACAAAGAATGTGCCAAGCAAGGAGCGGTGGAGCTTGGCAAGCAAGCTCATGCTCATATGATACTATCTGGGTTTCGTCCCACTACCTTCGTCCTAAACTGTCTGCTGCAAGTCTACACAAACTCTAGAGATTTACTCTCTGCTTCCAAGTTGTTCGACAAAATGCCCCTGAGAGATGTTGTCTCGTGGAACACAATGATAAATTGTTACGCGAAGAGTAAAGACATGGTAAAGGCCAATTCTTTCTTTAATACGATGCCTTTGAGAGACGTTGTGTCGTGGAACTCGATGCTCTCTGGGTATTTGCAAAACGGCGAGAGTTTTAAATCCGTTGAGATTTTCGTTGACATGGGGAGGGCAGGTGTTGGGTTCGACTGTAGGACGTTTGCTGTTATCTTGAAAGCGTGTTCGTGTTTAGAGGATAGCAGTTTAGGAATGCAGATTCATGGGGTTGTTGTTAGAGTGGGTTATGAAGCTGATGTGGTTGCTGCGAGTGCATTGTTGGATATGTACGCAAAGTGTAAGAGGTTTGACGAGTCGGTTAGAGTGTTTCGAGGTATTCCGGAGAAGAACTCCGTCTCTTGGAGCGCTGTAATCGCGGGCTGTGTTCAGAATAACTTGCTGTCCTTAGCTTTGGTGTTCTTCAAGGAGATGCAGAAGGTAGGTGGTGGAGTGAGCCAGTCGATTTACGCTAGCGTATTGAGGTCGTGCGCTGCGTTGTCTGAGTTGAGGTTAGGTGGTCAGTTACACGCTCACGCGTTGAAGTCTGATTTTGCAGGAGATGGGATAGTGAGAACGGCGACGTTGGATATGTATGCGAAGTGTGATAACATGCAAGACGCTCAAATTTTGTTTGACAAGTCAGAGAATCTTAACCGACAGTCTTATAACGCGATGATTACTGGCTATTCGCAGGAAGAGCACGGTTTCAAGGCTCTATTAGTGTTTCACCGCCTCATGTTAACGGATCTTGGGTTTGACGAAATAAGTTTGTCAGGAGTCTTCAGGGCTTGCGCCTTggtgaaaggtctttcagaggGGCTTCAGGTTTACGGTTTGGCGGTGAAAAGCAGCTTGTCGCTAGACGTTTGCGTTGCAAACGCTGCTATTGATATGTACGGGAAATGCCAAGCTCTGAGTGAAGCCTTTCGTGTGTTCGAGGAGATGAGGAGAAGAGACGCTGTGTCTTGGAACGCGATTATAGCAGCGCATGAGCAGAACGGGAGAGGATACGAAACGCTTTCTCTTTTCGTCTCGATGCTCCGCTCTGGAATCGAGCCTGATGAGTTTACTTTTGGAAGCGTTTTGAAAGCTTGCGCTGGTGGTAACGGTATGGAGATCCATTCCAACGTTGTTAAGTTAGGAATGGCTTCGAACTCCTCTGTTGGTTGCTCTTTGATCGATATGTATTCGAAGTGTGGGATGATAGAAGAGGCAGAGAAGATACACAGTCGTTTGTTTCTTCTAGGCAATGTTCCGGGAGAGGTTGAAAAGATGCACAACAAGAGACTGCAAGAACTGTGTGTTTCATGGAACTCAATCATTTCCGGATACGTAACAAAGGAGCAGAGCGAAGATGCTCAGATGCTTTTTACTCGGATGATGGAGATGGGCGTAGCTCCTGACAAGTTCACTTACGCAACGGTTCTTGATACCTGCGCGAACCTAGCTTCAGCTGGATTAGGCAAACAGATTCACGCTCAGGTCATCAAGAAAGAGTTGCAATCCGATGTGTATGTCTGCAGCACACTTGTTGACATGTACTCGAAATGTGGAGATCTCCACGATTCAAGGTTAATGTTCGAGAAGGCCCTGAAGAGAGATTTCGTGACGTGGAACGCCATGATCAGCGGGTATGCACACCACGGGAAAGGAGAGGAAGCAATAAAGCTGTTTGAGAGAATGCTACTCGAAAACATCAAACCGAATCACATAACTTTCATATCGATACTGCGAGCTTGTGCTCACATGGGTCTAGTCGAGAAAGGACTCGAGTACTTCTACATGATGAAGACGGAGTACGGCTTGGATCCTCAGCTGCCTCATTACTCCAACATGGTGGATATCTTGGGAAAATCCGGGAAGGTAGAGAAGGCATTGAAGCTTATCCGTGAGATGCCGTTTGAAGGAGACGATGTTATATGGAGGACGTTGTTAGGAGTCTGCGCGATACATAGAAACAATGTGGAGATTGCGGAAGAAGCAACGGCTGCTCTGTTGAGACTTGATCCGCAAGACTCTTCTGCTTACACTCTTTTATCGAATGTGTACGCAGATGCAGGAATGTGGGAGAAGGTTTCGGATTTGAGGAGGAGTATGAGAAGCTTTAAGCTTAAGAAGGAGCCTGGTTGCAGTTGGGTTGAGCTCAAAGATGAGCTTCACGTGTTTTTCATTGCAGATAAGGCTCATCCTAGATGGGAAGAGATCTACGATGAGATTGGTTTGGTTTACAGTGAAATGAAATCATTTGATGATTCTTCTTTGGTGCCTGAGGTTGAAGTACAAGACCAAGACCAATGGTACTACTGCTAA
- the LOC106352164 gene encoding uncharacterized protein LOC106352164 codes for MAEGGEDPQRLKKIAAAAYDYDNDSRWTDYWSNILIPPHMASHAEVVEHYKRKFYQRYMDPDLVVEPMSSTSSSQSARPSASTTNANEQQARSRSSGSVPRTAGPSATTGAANPSSVRWDQQTIQFSVNAWVFVIAVLAVLPLVPKNLSNRAYRLSFMGTACSSLYSLYALYGRPRAWNMQGMQVYFQSIVGAKDFIYFIYCLTFVTSNLCLKFALIPILCRALEQVAKFLRRNFTRSTIYRKYLEDPCVWVESNTTTLNILSSQAEIAIGFLLIISLLSWQRNFIQTFMYWQLLKLMYQAPVTAGYHQSNWSKIGRTVNPMIQRYAPFLNTPVTAVQRWWFR; via the exons ATGGCGGAAGGCGGCGAAGATCCCCAGCGACTGAAGAAGATTGCGGCGGCAGCGTACGACTACGATAACGACTCTCGATGGACTGATTACTGGTCAAACATCCTGATCCCTCCTCACATGGCTTCTCACGCCGAGGTCGTCGAGCACTACAAGCGCAAATTCTACCAACGCTACATG GATCCTGATCTTGTTGTGGAGCCTATGTCGTCGACTTCTTCTTCGCAATCTGCAAGACCATCTGCATCTACTACTAATGCAAATGAACAACAAGCTCGTTCTCGGAGCTCAG GATCGGTTCCTCGAACCGCTGGGCCGTCTGCTACGACAGGTGCAGCAAACCCAAGTTCAGTGCGTTGGGATCAGCAGACTATTCAGTTCTCTGTCAATGCTTGG GTTTTCGTTATTGCTGTGCTGGCAGTGTTACCTCTAGTACCAAAGAACCTCTCTAATAGGGCTTATCGTCTATCTTTCATGGGAACTGCGTGCTCATCTCTATATTCCTTGTACGCTCTTTACGGG AGGCCAAGGGCATGGAATATGCAAGGAATGCAAGTTTATTTTCAATCAATTGTGGGGGCAAAGGATTTCATCTATTTCATCTACTGCCTTACATTTGTCACTTCAAATCTCTGTCTCAAGT TTGCTTTGATTCCCATCTTGTGTCGAGCACTTGAACAAGTAGCCAAGTTCTTGAGGCGTAACTTCACTCGCTCCACCATATACAG AAAGTACTTGGAAGACCCTTGTGTGTGGGTTGAATCAAACACAACTACCCTCAACATCCTCTCATCGCAAGCTGAGATAGCCATTGGCTTCCTTCTGATCATCTCTCTGCTCTC ATGGCAACGCAACTTTATACAGACATTCATGTACTGGCAG CTACTGAAGCTGATGTATCAAGCACCAGTAACAGCAGGATACCACCAGAGCAATTGGAGCAAAATCGGAAGGACGGTGAATCCGATGATCCAACGTTACGCTCCCTTCTTGAATACTCCAGTGACTGCCGTTCAGAGATGGTGGTTCAGGTGA
- the LOC106349215 gene encoding zinc finger protein CONSTANS-LIKE 2 produces MLKEESNESGGTRACDTCRSAACTIYREADSTYLCTTCDARVHAAKRVRVCDSCESAPAAFFCKADAASLCTACDAEIHSANPLARRHQRVPITSNSCGSMATDGDNNVMMVSEEKEDADEVASWLMLNPGKNNQNNGFLFGVEYLDLVDYSSSIDNQFEDQYSKYHRSFGGGEDGVVPLQLEESSTSHMQQSQHNFHLGVNYGYSTEPQYSYVSVVPESSSDTTVQHAKETIDQVCGPPTQMVQQLTPADREARVLRYREKKKRRKFEKTIRYASRKAYAEVRPRIKGRFAKRIDMEADAEQLFSTSLMSNTSYGIVPSF; encoded by the coding sequence ATGTTGAAAGAAGAGAGCAACGAGAGTGGTGGTACACGAGCATGTGACACATGTCGTTCAGCCGCCTGCACTATCTACCGTGAAGCTGATTCTACCTACTTGTGCACCACCTGCGATGCTCGAGTTCACGCAGCCAAACGTGTCCGTGTCTGCGACTCATGCGAGTCTGCCCCGGCTGCGTTTTTCTGTAAAGCAGACGCTGCGTCTCTTTGTACAGCTTGTGATGCTGAGATCCATTCCGCAAACCCTCTAGCTAGACGTCATCAACGTGTGCCTATAACTTCAAACTCTTGCGGCTCCATGGCCACTGATGGAGATAATAATGTCATGATGGTGAGTGAAGAAAAAGAGGATGCGGATGAGGTGGCTTCCTGGTTGATGCTTAATCCAGGGAAAAACAATCAGAACAATGGGTTCTTGTTTGGTGTTGAGTATCTTGATCTTGTGGACTACAGCTCCAGCATAGACAACCAGTTCGAAGATCAGTACAGTAAATACCATAGGAGCTTTGGTGGAGGAGAAGATGGAGTTGTGCCACTTCAACTTGAAGAATCATCAACAAGTCACATGCAACAAAGCCAACACAACTTTCATTTGGGTGTTAACTATGGTTACTCTACAGAACCTCAGTACAGCTACGTTAGTGTTGTGCCAGAGTCATCAAGTGACACAACAGTCCAACACGCTAAAGAGACAATAGACCAAGTATGTGGCCCACCTACTCAGATGGTGCAGCAGCTAACTCCAGCTGACAGGGAAGCTAGAGTCCTGAGAtacagagagaagaagaagaggaggaagtttGAGAAGACAATAAGGTATGCTTCAAGAAAGGCTTATGCAGAGGTAAGACCAAGGATCAAAGGCCGTTTCGCAAAGAGGATAGATATGGAAGCTGATGCAGAACAACTCTTCTCAACATCACTAATGTCCAATACCAGTTATGGAATTGTTCCTTCTTTCTGA